A genomic window from Aulosira sp. FACHB-615 includes:
- a CDS encoding cobalamin biosynthesis protein yields MFLPILSLGASYCARQVQYIVFNFWEQYSIDQFSGIAINDNFPNSNHRRLLINFTTKSQAKDSDYRQNLWVGIGFKQGTSAQLMVIAIEQVFQKYLLDESAIAGIATIDTKASDTALIEICHQRHWLLQTFSAAKLSTVIVPNPSAIITTATGTPSVAEAAAILAADNAKLGAKLLVPKNIFRLSELPGVVTVAVAQEI; encoded by the coding sequence ATGTTTTTGCCTATCCTCTCCCTTGGTGCTTCCTACTGTGCTAGACAAGTTCAATATATAGTTTTTAATTTTTGGGAACAGTATTCTATCGATCAATTTTCCGGTATTGCAATCAACGACAATTTCCCCAACTCAAATCATCGGAGATTGCTGATTAATTTCACTACAAAATCCCAGGCAAAAGATTCTGATTACCGACAAAATTTGTGGGTGGGAATTGGTTTTAAACAAGGGACTTCGGCGCAGTTGATGGTGATAGCCATTGAACAAGTATTTCAAAAATATTTACTCGATGAAAGTGCGATCGCCGGAATTGCTACCATTGATACAAAAGCATCAGATACAGCATTAATAGAAATTTGCCATCAACGCCATTGGCTTTTGCAAACATTTTCCGCAGCAAAGTTATCTACTGTCATAGTCCCCAACCCATCTGCAATCATTACCACAGCCACGGGAACACCCAGTGTTGCAGAAGCGGCGGCGATTTTGGCGGCTGACAATGCCAAACTTGGTGCTAAATTATTGGTTCCAAAAAATATTTTCCGCTTATCAGAACTACCTGGGGTAGTAACTGTAGCGGTGGCGCAAGAAATTTAA
- a CDS encoding Sll0314/Alr1548 family TPR repeat-containing protein, with amino-acid sequence MTQPFPNAKIVFTKLTKIAQVSFTTAIAFHLWVTPAFAGDPFGRNAAHQIGDHTEAAFKAIFQQGNYPEAERHLKEALAKEPNEPLAYAMQASLAYTKGDMTGLDKYSQQILDAGQKLVASDPLRGNLYTAVGHFFEGAVIVTREGAAKGATQALGRLRQVYEYLDKAEAISPKDPELNLLRGYMDLMLSVNLPFANPDEAIGRLETSAAPRYLADRGIAIGYRDLKQYTQALDYANQAIQGAPDNPELYYLKAQILREKGKREKSQELLRDAIANFDTALTKKSQLPASLVKQIERERNSAVNQLNK; translated from the coding sequence ATGACTCAACCATTTCCCAATGCAAAAATAGTTTTTACTAAATTAACCAAAATTGCCCAGGTAAGTTTTACGACTGCGATCGCATTTCATCTTTGGGTAACTCCTGCTTTTGCTGGCGACCCCTTTGGACGCAACGCAGCACATCAAATTGGCGATCATACAGAAGCGGCTTTTAAAGCTATTTTCCAACAAGGTAATTATCCCGAAGCGGAACGTCACCTCAAAGAAGCCTTAGCAAAAGAACCAAATGAACCCTTAGCTTATGCCATGCAAGCATCGTTGGCATACACCAAGGGGGATATGACAGGTTTAGATAAATATAGCCAGCAAATTTTAGATGCTGGGCAGAAATTAGTTGCTAGTGATCCTTTGCGTGGTAATTTATACACCGCCGTTGGGCATTTTTTTGAAGGTGCGGTAATTGTGACGCGGGAAGGTGCGGCGAAAGGTGCGACTCAAGCTTTAGGTAGGTTGCGCCAGGTGTACGAGTATTTAGATAAAGCCGAAGCGATTTCGCCCAAAGACCCCGAATTGAATTTACTCAGAGGCTACATGGATTTGATGCTTTCTGTTAACTTACCCTTTGCCAATCCAGATGAGGCAATTGGGCGGTTAGAGACAAGTGCAGCACCAAGATATTTGGCAGATAGAGGCATTGCGATCGGCTACCGAGATTTGAAACAATATACTCAAGCCTTAGATTATGCCAATCAAGCAATTCAAGGCGCACCAGATAACCCAGAGTTGTATTATCTCAAAGCCCAAATTCTCAGGGAAAAGGGAAAACGGGAAAAAAGTCAAGAGTTGCTGCGAGATGCGATCGCTAATTTTGACACAGCTTTGACTAAAAAATCCCAATTACCCGCTAGTTTAGTCAAACAAATTGAGCGAGAACGCAATAGTGCAGTGAATCAGCTAAATAAATAG
- a CDS encoding cytochrome c biogenesis protein CcdA, with product MLETLQTQIYQLEQFANNVVANQLTHLSLLSVGIIFLAGLLTSLTPCMLSMLPITIGYIGGYEAKSRLQAAAQSTWFALGLATTLAGMGIIAGLVGKVYGQIGSGLPIIVSIIAIIMGLNLLEALPLQFPSLGETNWISQDLPPGVRSYSIGLTFGLVASPCSTPVLASLLTWVASTKDLILGAVLLLSYTAGYVAPLILAGTFTAAIKKLLELRRWSGWINPVSGALLVGFGVFSLISRIPFGSL from the coding sequence ATGCTGGAGACTTTACAAACTCAAATTTATCAACTCGAACAATTTGCCAACAATGTAGTTGCTAACCAACTCACACACTTAAGTTTGTTGAGTGTGGGGATTATTTTTCTGGCTGGCTTACTCACCAGCTTAACTCCCTGTATGTTGTCGATGCTACCAATTACCATCGGCTATATCGGCGGCTATGAGGCGAAAAGTCGTCTACAAGCAGCAGCCCAGTCTACTTGGTTTGCATTAGGATTGGCAACTACCCTGGCTGGAATGGGGATCATAGCTGGTTTAGTCGGCAAAGTTTACGGACAAATTGGATCTGGTTTACCCATTATTGTCAGTATCATCGCCATTATTATGGGGCTGAACTTGCTCGAAGCATTGCCCTTACAATTTCCTTCTTTGGGCGAGACAAATTGGATTTCTCAAGATTTACCTCCGGGAGTGCGTTCTTATTCAATTGGCTTAACTTTTGGTTTAGTGGCTTCTCCTTGTAGTACCCCGGTTTTAGCAAGTTTACTGACTTGGGTTGCCAGCACAAAAGACTTAATTTTAGGCGCTGTTTTGTTACTGTCTTATACAGCAGGGTATGTAGCCCCTTTAATTTTGGCGGGTACTTTTACTGCTGCAATCAAAAAACTGCTGGAGTTGCGTCGTTGGTCTGGTTGGATTAACCCGGTTAGCGGGGCGCTATTGGTAGGATTTGGTGTTTTTTCTTTGATTTCTCGCATTCCCTTTGGCAGTTTGTAA
- the hisA gene encoding 1-(5-phosphoribosyl)-5-[(5-phosphoribosylamino)methylideneamino]imidazole-4-carboxamide isomerase — MDVIPAIDLLEGRCVRLYQGDYEKSQVFSENPVDVAKQWVDQGATRLHLVDLDGAKAGKVVNLKAIEAIAQAISVPIEIGGGLRDRSSVQQVFNLGVQWAILGTVAVEQPQLVQELCQEFPQQIIIGIDARNGKVATRGWLETSEVLATQLAVRMQELGAAAIIYTDIHRDGTLSGPNIEALRELANAISISVIASGGVSSVTDLLSLLALEPLGVTGAIVGRALYTGDILLKEALRAIGPGRIQDVPPNLGFSSFA, encoded by the coding sequence ATGGATGTAATTCCTGCAATTGATTTACTTGAAGGTCGTTGTGTGCGACTGTATCAGGGAGATTATGAAAAATCCCAAGTTTTTAGCGAAAATCCTGTTGATGTGGCTAAACAATGGGTAGATCAAGGTGCAACTCGCTTACATTTAGTTGATTTAGATGGTGCAAAAGCAGGTAAAGTAGTAAATTTGAAAGCGATTGAAGCGATCGCTCAAGCAATATCAGTACCAATTGAAATCGGTGGTGGATTGCGCGATCGCTCTAGTGTGCAGCAAGTGTTTAACTTGGGTGTACAATGGGCAATCTTAGGAACTGTCGCTGTCGAACAACCACAGCTAGTCCAAGAACTCTGCCAAGAATTTCCCCAACAAATTATCATCGGTATTGATGCACGAAATGGGAAAGTCGCTACCCGTGGTTGGTTGGAAACCTCGGAAGTTTTAGCCACCCAACTCGCGGTGCGAATGCAAGAATTAGGTGCAGCAGCCATTATCTACACAGATATTCACCGTGATGGTACTCTCAGCGGCCCCAATATTGAAGCATTACGCGAACTCGCCAATGCGATTTCCATCTCCGTAATTGCTTCTGGTGGTGTGAGTTCGGTAACTGATTTGTTGAGTTTATTAGCCTTAGAACCACTAGGTGTCACAGGTGCAATTGTGGGACGTGCTTTGTATACTGGCGATATTTTACTCAAAGAAGCACTACGAGCGATCGGCCCAGGACGCATTCAAGATGTACCACCAAATCTTGGCTTTTCTTCCTTTGCTTAA
- a CDS encoding DUF29 domain-containing protein codes for MLTNKNNKTLYEQDFYLWTQNTVKLLQEGKLEQLDITNLIEEIDSMGRSEKKELKNRLIILIEHLLKLQFWTAEKDDNSRGWRNTVVEQRRQIIYLLEDSPSLKSVLEDVFLDCYTNARNDTIRKYQLNSELFPKESPFSVTQILDADFIP; via the coding sequence ATGCTGACAAACAAGAATAACAAAACATTATATGAACAAGATTTTTATTTGTGGACACAAAATACAGTAAAACTTTTGCAGGAAGGAAAACTGGAACAATTAGATATTACGAATTTAATTGAAGAAATTGATAGTATGGGGCGGAGTGAAAAGAAAGAACTAAAAAATCGTCTAATAATCTTAATTGAACATTTATTAAAGCTCCAATTTTGGACAGCCGAAAAAGATGATAACTCTAGAGGGTGGCGTAATACTGTTGTTGAGCAAAGACGACAAATAATTTATCTTCTAGAAGATAGTCCCAGTTTAAAATCTGTTTTAGAGGATGTATTTCTAGATTGCTATACAAATGCCAGAAACGATACCATTAGAAAATATCAACTTAACTCAGAATTATTCCCCAAAGAATCGCCTTTTTCGGTAACTCAGATTCTTGACGCAGATTTTATCCCTTAA
- a CDS encoding peptidoglycan-binding protein, with the protein MKGSLTACFLKYLELRSGLRCLSANQLYWLLLLFSPPLFVASSSIVSLAAPLEIAQAVPNAAISRPTLKIGSQGERVSELQAALKLLGFYSGNVDGVYNENTANAVSRFKQAVGLNPDGVVDAATWQKLFPKEPASTNTAASLSATRPSTTNTAVAKPEPRPATPRTRTTQVPTLAPEPKPVNRRTPTTQRRTPTKPAAPTITFRQVPGIQYTAEGYPILRLGMSGQDVITLQKQLQRFGFLNSGNVDGDFGRTTETAVKALQRRYGLEEDGVAGGATWDILLRRSPGQR; encoded by the coding sequence ATGAAAGGCAGCCTAACAGCATGTTTCTTGAAGTACTTAGAGTTACGGTCAGGCTTGCGCTGCTTGAGTGCTAATCAGTTGTATTGGTTACTGCTGTTATTTTCTCCGCCTTTATTTGTTGCTTCTTCGTCTATAGTTTCATTGGCTGCACCTTTGGAAATCGCTCAAGCTGTACCAAATGCTGCAATTTCTCGTCCGACGCTGAAAATTGGCTCCCAAGGAGAACGTGTTTCGGAGTTGCAAGCCGCACTCAAGCTTTTAGGCTTTTACTCAGGCAATGTTGATGGAGTTTATAACGAAAATACGGCAAATGCAGTTTCTCGCTTCAAGCAAGCCGTTGGTTTAAATCCTGATGGGGTAGTTGATGCGGCTACTTGGCAAAAACTGTTTCCTAAAGAACCAGCATCTACCAACACGGCTGCATCTTTGTCAGCAACTCGACCAAGCACTACCAACACTGCTGTAGCGAAACCAGAACCAAGACCTGCTACTCCCAGAACTAGAACCACCCAAGTACCAACACTAGCACCAGAACCAAAACCAGTTAACCGCAGAACTCCCACAACGCAACGCAGAACTCCGACAAAGCCAGCAGCACCAACTATTACTTTTCGCCAAGTTCCGGGAATTCAATACACTGCGGAAGGATATCCCATTTTACGTTTAGGGATGAGTGGTCAAGATGTCATCACGTTGCAAAAACAATTACAAAGGTTTGGTTTTTTGAATAGTGGTAATGTCGATGGTGATTTTGGACGCACCACCGAAACCGCAGTGAAAGCGTTGCAAAGGCGTTATGGGTTAGAAGAAGATGGTGTAGCTGGTGGCGCTACCTGGGACATTCTCTTGCGGCGATCGCCTGGGCAACGATAG
- the rsmG gene encoding 16S rRNA (guanine(527)-N(7))-methyltransferase RsmG, whose product MTNSTTPLLPEMAEIWQQTLNWQPTTQQQAQFQQLYELILEGNSQLNLTRITAPQEFWEKHLWDSLRGIVLNNQFITSLQTGASVIDIGTGAGFPGVPVGIIAPNSTITLLDSTRKKIAFIDKVLTSLELSNCKTLVGRVEEIGQQTQHRQTYDLALIRAVGTASECAEYSLPLIKKGGLAVIYRGTWTEEETTTLQNAVKQLGGEIAAIEQFTTPLTNSIRHCLYLRKIASTPPQFPRAVGVPHQKPL is encoded by the coding sequence ATGACTAATTCCACCACTCCCTTGCTGCCAGAAATGGCAGAAATTTGGCAGCAAACCCTCAATTGGCAACCAACTACACAGCAACAGGCACAATTCCAGCAACTTTATGAGTTAATTCTGGAAGGTAACAGCCAATTAAACTTAACTCGCATCACCGCACCCCAGGAATTTTGGGAAAAACATCTCTGGGATTCCTTGCGGGGAATTGTACTCAACAACCAATTTATTACATCTCTCCAAACAGGTGCATCTGTTATTGATATTGGTACAGGTGCAGGTTTTCCCGGCGTTCCCGTAGGAATAATTGCACCCAACAGCACAATTACTCTGTTAGATTCCACCCGCAAAAAAATTGCTTTTATCGATAAAGTATTAACTTCACTAGAACTCAGCAATTGCAAAACTCTCGTTGGCAGAGTTGAAGAAATCGGTCAGCAAACTCAACACCGCCAAACTTATGATCTTGCCCTGATTCGCGCCGTCGGTACAGCTTCCGAATGTGCAGAGTACAGCCTACCATTAATTAAAAAAGGTGGTTTAGCCGTAATTTACCGAGGTACTTGGACAGAAGAAGAAACCACAACTTTGCAAAATGCCGTAAAACAGTTAGGTGGTGAAATTGCAGCAATTGAACAATTCACCACCCCCCTAACTAATAGCATTCGCCACTGCTTATATTTGCGAAAGATAGCAAGCACACCGCCTCAATTTCCCCGCGCGGTTGGTGTCCCTCATCAAAAGCCATTGTGA
- a CDS encoding ABC transporter ATP-binding protein: protein MLYLRNLVYHPTACPTAILKSVNLELPPQQLGLIIGPSGSGKSTLLEILSGLAEPTSGGVFWREQGLIAEQLQQLAGIVFQFPERHFCGGTILEELRLGHPELGTERVKQALTEVGLEHLSLSAAPYALSGGQQRRLALAVQLIRQPNLLLLDEPTAGLDWSMRQQLVNLLAKLKQDWTLLVVTHDAGDMLAIADCCWTLNHGELQSVDPATLSSKVKEPQPAA, encoded by the coding sequence ATGCTCTATCTCAGAAATTTAGTTTATCATCCCACAGCTTGCCCAACCGCAATTCTCAAGTCAGTTAACCTAGAATTACCCCCTCAGCAATTAGGTTTAATTATTGGCCCTAGTGGTTCTGGGAAAAGCACCTTACTCGAAATTTTGTCTGGACTGGCCGAACCAACTTCTGGCGGAGTGTTTTGGCGAGAACAAGGACTCATCGCCGAACAACTACAACAACTAGCGGGAATTGTATTTCAGTTTCCTGAACGGCACTTTTGCGGCGGGACAATTTTAGAAGAATTGCGCTTAGGACATCCAGAGTTAGGAACAGAACGAGTCAAGCAAGCACTTACTGAAGTGGGATTAGAACATTTATCTTTGTCTGCTGCGCCTTATGCTTTAAGTGGAGGACAGCAACGGCGTTTAGCTTTAGCAGTGCAGTTAATTCGTCAGCCAAACCTCTTGTTATTAGATGAACCTACAGCCGGGTTAGATTGGTCAATGCGCCAGCAACTAGTTAATTTATTGGCGAAACTCAAACAAGACTGGACATTGTTAGTAGTAACACATGATGCTGGAGATATGTTAGCGATCGCTGACTGTTGTTGGACACTCAATCACGGCGAACTGCAATCAGTTGATCCAGCGACACTTAGTAGTAAAGTGAAAGAACCCCAACCAGCAGCGTGA
- a CDS encoding cytochrome c biogenesis protein, whose translation MTLDNSASTSTTSSWWSAPWRFVRQEILPVLTDLRLAIALLLIIALFSVSGTVIEQDESASFYRTNYPEHPALFGFLTWKVILIVGLNHVYHTWWFSALLILFGSSLTACTFTRQLPALKAAQRWKYYEEPRQFQKLALSAELDTASLDSLAPLLQNRRYKIFQDKDNILYARKGIIGRIGPIIVHIGIVMILLGGIWGSMTGFTAQEKIPSGDRFQVANILNAGPWANTKHLKDWSVRVNRFWIEYTPSGSIDQFYSDMSVLDNDGKEVDRKTIFVNQPLRYRGVTFYQADWGISGVRFQFNNSPVFQLPMAALNTSPQQGRMWGTWIPTKPDLSEGVSLIAKDLQGMMLIYDSKGQLITTVRSGMAADVNGTKLKILEVIGSTGLQIKSDPGIPIVYGGFAILMTGVVMSYFSHSQIWALQKGDRLYVGGKTNRAQVAFEKEVLEILNGLNSQSTAAVG comes from the coding sequence ATGACTTTAGATAATTCAGCGTCCACATCCACAACATCAAGTTGGTGGTCAGCACCTTGGCGATTTGTGCGTCAGGAGATTTTACCTGTACTGACAGACTTACGATTAGCGATCGCCTTATTATTAATCATTGCCTTATTCAGCGTTAGCGGCACGGTCATAGAACAAGACGAGTCAGCCAGCTTCTATCGCACTAACTACCCAGAACATCCAGCTTTGTTTGGTTTCCTAACCTGGAAGGTCATCTTAATAGTTGGTTTAAATCATGTTTATCATACTTGGTGGTTTAGTGCGTTACTCATCTTGTTTGGTAGCAGTTTAACTGCTTGTACTTTCACCAGACAGTTACCAGCCTTAAAAGCTGCCCAACGTTGGAAATATTACGAAGAACCCCGACAATTCCAAAAATTAGCCTTAAGTGCAGAATTAGATACTGCTTCTTTAGATTCCCTCGCTCCCTTATTGCAAAACCGTCGTTATAAAATTTTTCAAGACAAAGACAATATTCTCTACGCCCGTAAAGGCATAATTGGACGTATCGGCCCAATTATTGTACACATTGGGATTGTGATGATTCTGTTAGGCGGCATTTGGGGTTCCATGACTGGATTTACCGCCCAAGAAAAAATTCCTAGTGGCGATCGCTTTCAGGTAGCAAATATCCTCAATGCTGGCCCTTGGGCAAATACCAAACACTTAAAAGATTGGTCTGTGCGGGTAAATCGCTTTTGGATTGAATACACACCCTCTGGCAGTATTGACCAATTTTATTCCGATATGTCTGTGTTAGATAATGACGGTAAAGAAGTTGACCGCAAGACAATTTTCGTTAACCAACCTCTGCGTTATCGTGGCGTAACCTTCTATCAAGCCGATTGGGGAATTTCTGGTGTCCGGTTCCAATTCAATAACAGTCCGGTGTTTCAATTACCAATGGCGGCGTTAAATACCAGTCCCCAACAAGGTAGGATGTGGGGAACTTGGATACCTACTAAACCCGATTTGAGTGAGGGTGTGTCTTTGATTGCCAAAGACTTGCAAGGCATGATGTTAATTTATGACAGCAAAGGTCAGTTAATTACAACAGTGCGGTCTGGGATGGCGGCCGATGTCAACGGTACGAAACTCAAAATCTTAGAAGTGATTGGTAGTACTGGCTTACAAATCAAATCTGACCCTGGTATTCCCATTGTTTATGGTGGTTTTGCCATTTTGATGACGGGTGTGGTAATGAGTTACTTCTCCCATTCGCAAATTTGGGCATTACAAAAAGGCGATCGCTTGTATGTTGGTGGTAAAACTAATCGCGCTCAAGTTGCTTTTGAAAAAGAAGTGTTGGAGATTTTAAATGGACTAAATTCGCAATCAACAGCAGCAGTGGGGTAA
- a CDS encoding DUF6745 domain-containing protein, translated as MSNQKSKKLTPEQEALILNYWQKWRNIAFSTEAINNNVLEFTEKIYSLVNKRSPQIILCNSPYAAINEMLLLNSSQCQLNNNLVGNIEKIVNKQLKDFWKQTLLKKSSSNHINYLLRSLDGDDLEFYTDNPFNLLNMILSGNQSELVWRLWSKKINYVCISPFNWIYIAATFDFFISELNCYYDPDLYQVVQQVLLMGGIIFPFNGFCFVCDRSTKLSFDHEYLLHAEGEAAVQFADGYSIYAYHGVRLPDKYGKLHPEEWQPKWLLEEKNAELRRVLIQGIGYSRIIEQLQAVELDSWQEYTLLKINSDIDIEPISLLKMTCPSTQRIHVLRVPPDIKSAQDGISWINWGIAPEEFSVQT; from the coding sequence ATGTCTAATCAAAAATCTAAAAAATTAACACCAGAACAGGAAGCTTTAATTTTAAATTATTGGCAGAAGTGGAGAAACATAGCATTTTCGACTGAAGCTATTAATAATAATGTATTAGAGTTTACTGAAAAAATTTATTCACTTGTAAATAAAAGAAGTCCTCAAATTATTTTGTGTAATAGCCCCTATGCAGCAATCAATGAAATGCTATTACTTAATTCTTCTCAGTGCCAATTGAATAATAATTTAGTAGGTAATATAGAAAAAATAGTCAATAAACAACTTAAAGATTTTTGGAAACAAACATTATTGAAAAAAAGCAGTTCAAATCATATAAACTATTTATTAAGAAGTTTAGATGGTGATGATTTAGAGTTTTATACTGACAATCCGTTTAACTTATTAAATATGATTCTGTCTGGGAATCAATCTGAATTGGTTTGGCGACTTTGGAGCAAGAAGATAAATTATGTATGTATTTCACCTTTTAATTGGATATACATTGCTGCCACGTTTGATTTTTTCATTTCAGAGTTGAATTGTTACTATGACCCGGATTTATATCAAGTTGTACAACAAGTATTACTGATGGGTGGAATAATATTTCCTTTTAACGGATTCTGCTTTGTCTGCGATCGCTCAACCAAACTATCCTTTGATCACGAATACCTTCTCCATGCTGAAGGAGAAGCAGCAGTTCAATTCGCTGACGGATATAGTATTTACGCATATCACGGTGTTAGGTTGCCAGACAAATATGGCAAATTACACCCAGAGGAATGGCAACCAAAATGGTTGTTAGAAGAAAAGAATGCTGAACTGCGGCGCGTGTTAATTCAAGGCATTGGTTATTCTCGAATTATTGAACAGTTACAAGCAGTTGAATTAGATTCCTGGCAAGAATACACACTTCTTAAAATTAATTCCGATATAGATATAGAACCAATTTCTTTGTTGAAAATGACCTGTCCTAGCACCCAAAGGATTCATGTATTGCGCGTACCACCGGATATTAAATCAGCACAAGATGGTATTAGCTGGATAAACTGGGGTATTGCTCCTGAAGAATTTAGTGTGCAAACTTAG
- a CDS encoding phage holin family protein, with the protein MKHFLLTWLATAVALLITSRIVDGFIVNNFVAALVAALVIGLVNAFIRPVLRLLAFPITLLTFGLFTFVINALSLWLASAITPSTGFEIKGFLPALLGSIVLSIVSSVINYFLRAVE; encoded by the coding sequence ATGAAACACTTTTTGTTAACTTGGCTGGCTACTGCGGTGGCGTTACTGATTACCTCTAGAATTGTCGATGGTTTTATTGTCAATAACTTTGTTGCGGCTTTGGTAGCAGCATTGGTTATTGGCTTGGTCAATGCTTTTATTAGACCAGTTTTACGCCTGTTAGCTTTTCCCATTACTTTACTAACTTTTGGGTTATTTACATTTGTCATTAATGCTTTATCTCTGTGGTTAGCCAGTGCTATTACTCCCAGTACTGGTTTTGAGATTAAAGGCTTTTTACCCGCATTGCTGGGGTCAATTGTATTATCAATCGTGTCGAGCGTGATTAATTATTTTCTCAGAGCTGTTGAATAA